One Rosa chinensis cultivar Old Blush chromosome 5, RchiOBHm-V2, whole genome shotgun sequence genomic region harbors:
- the LOC112201588 gene encoding protein REPRESSOR OF SILENCING 3-like, whose product MEGYNEESDYSLGGLGESVTEDDLQSLFTGVGGSVDGIDIIRTKGHSFTYVDFLPCSDKSLSKLFATYNGCVWKGMKLKLHKAKEHYLVRLRREWAEQENAQLAAEIKQHTTQEAKTASQHSTKQLRLFFPALRTVKALPFSGTGKHKYSFQRVQVPSLPLHFCDCEEHAVSDPSPDQQNQLPDHVINDKELSIMNKVMDKLLQKELEHVSDDADHNTTASPLPSQQHRELHLPTEAEAEEDDLIINIVSSKHEENIVSALEELRSSGTQVCSKINGPPNKKRKSLLNKNYNEIELEPDIPGSKTDSKSQPDKPELGVQQSTAPVSWSQKCSWRKLVGHRDNSGFSVSHILTGRSSSSDQIEPKSGSSDVHQSEDLASDGNSEELLFEMEPLKGRSEHKPTKSVSDSYESGRVPSWHQELSPTQLTDENTGSVTEQTQPNSGSGAFEVPHSDSKNQDLARDGNLEGQLCEMEPVEENADHQPQNALSNSTKSGRGASWRQKSSWTQLINDNTGSSFSITQVLPAGISFKQQGFQKPRGVDVMSSFGSKRKETVKQDKNKLTRGESSSLGINGKEGDGLPRSTPKENQQIIAGNDNAPDLGKICDLTPKQASTGTVNKGKTCLFVRSPASLNEWAKAKAALTGSRKRKNSNT is encoded by the exons ATGGAAGGCTACAAT GAAGAGAGCGACTATTCGTTGGGGGGTTTGGGAGAGAGCGTGACGGAAGACGATCTGCAAAGCCTGTTCACCGGAGTTGGAGGAAGCGTCGACGGAATCGATATAATCAGAACCAAAGGCCATAGCTTTACTTACGTCGACTTTCTGCCTTGCTCAGACAAGTCCCTCTCCAAGCTCTTCGCCACGTATAATGGGTGCGTTTGGAAGGGCATGAAGCTGAAGCTCCACAAGGCTAAAGAACATTATCTTGTtcgtttgagacgagaatgggcTGAACAAGAAAATGCTCAACTTGCTGCTGAAATTAAGCAGCACACCACCCAAGAAGCTAAAACTGCTTCACAACACAGCACCAAGCAGCTTCGCTTATTCTTTCCTGCTCTAAGAACCGTGAAAGCTTTGCCCTTTAGTGGAACTGGCAAGCACAAATACAGTTTCCAACGTGTTCAagttccttctctcccccttcATTTCTGTGACTGTGAAGAGCATGCTGTTTCTGACCCTTCTCCTGATCAACAAAACCAATTACCTGACCATGTTATCAATGACAAAGAGCTTAGCATAATGAATAAAGTAATGGACAAGCTCTTACAAAAGGAATTGGAACATGTTTCTGATGATGCTGATCACAATACTACCGCCTCCCCTCTGCCTAGTCAACAACATCGTGAGCTTCATCTTCCTACTGAAGCGGAAGCTGAGGAAGACGACCTCATAATTAATATTGTGTCAAGTAAACATGAAGAAAACATAGTATCGGCCTTGGAGGAATTGAGATCCAGCGGAACACAGGTGTGCAGTAAGATTAATGGACCTCCTAACAAAAAGAGGAAATCCCTTCTCAACAAGAATTACAATGAAATAGAATTGGAGCCTGATATCCCTGGCTCAAAGACCGATTCTAAATCTCAACCAGATAAACCAGAGCTGGGTGTCCAACAATCCACTGCCCCGGTTTCATGGTCTCAGAAATGTTCATGGAGAAAACTTGTCGGTCATAGGGACAACAGTGGGTTCAGTGTCTCACATATACTGACAGGCAGATCTTCTTCTAGTGACCAAATCGAGCCCAAATCTGGCAGTTCCGATGTGCACCAGTCTGAGGACCTGGCAAGTGACGGAAACTCAGAAGAACTGCTGTTTGAGATGGAACCACTTAAGGGAAGATCAGAGCATAAACCTACCAAGTCGGTATCTGACTCATATGAGTCGGGTAGAGTTCCTTCATGGCATCAGGAATTATCTCCGACACAATTGACTGATGAGAATACTGGGAGTGTAACTGAACAGACCCAGCCAAACTCTGGTTCTGGTGCTTTTGAAGTGCCCCATTCTGACAGCAAAAACCAGGACTTGGCAAGGGATGGAAACTTGGAAGGCCAGCTCTGTGAGATGGAACCGGTGGAGGAGAATGCGGATCATCAACCTCAAAATGCACTATCAAACTCAACTAAGTCAGGTAGAGGAGCTTCATGGCGCCAGAAATCATCCTGGACACAATTGATTAATGACAATACTGGAAGCTCTTTCAGCATAACACAAGTTCTACCAGCTGGTATCTCTTTCAAGCAACAAGGGTTCCAAAAGCCCAGAGGTGTAGATGTCATGAGCTCTTTTGGCAGCAAGCGCAAGGAAACAGTAAAGCAAGATAAGAATAAACTTACTAGAGGTGAATCCTCTTCTTTGGGGATAAATGGAAAGGAGGGGGATGGTTTACCACGGAGTACTCCTAAAGAGAATCAACAGATTATTGCTGGCAATGACAATGCTCCAGATCTGGGGAAAATATGTGATTTGACACCAAAGCAAGCATCTACAGGCACTGTTAACAAAGGTAAAACCTGCTTATTTGTGAGAAGTCCTGCTTCATTAAATGAATGGGCGAAAGCTAAGGCTGCCCTGACTGGGTCACGAAAAAGAAAGAACAGCAATACGTAG